A region of Solanum dulcamara chromosome 7, daSolDulc1.2, whole genome shotgun sequence DNA encodes the following proteins:
- the LOC129895902 gene encoding ubiquitin receptor RAD23b isoform X1 yields MKLTVKTLKGSHFEIRVQPSDTIMAVKKNIEDIQGKDNYPCGQQLLIHNGKVLKDESTLLENNVSEDGFLVVMLSKSKTASSSGTTSAQQPATAANPTTTPEVIPPSQATKDVVSASDAVTASLPTAAYSQTASNLVAGNNLEQTIQQIMDMGGGSWDKETVTRALRAAYNNPERAVDYLYSGIPETAEVAVPVARGGVNSAPATTAAPTAPSSGAPNSAPLNLFPQENVAGAGGAGLGSLDFLRNNQQFQALRSMVQANPQILQPMLQELGKQNPQLLRSIQEHDQEFLQLINEPVDGSDGDMFDQAEQEIPHTVSVTPEEQEVIERLEAMGFDRALVIEAFLACDRNEELAANYLLEHAGDYED; encoded by the exons ATGAAGCTCACTGTAAAGACTCTCAAAGGCAGTCACTTTGAAATTAGGGTTCAGCCATCTGATACG ATTATGGCAGTCAAGAAAAACATTGAAGATATACAAGGAAAAGATAATTACCCATGTGGGCAGCAGTTGCTGATTCACAATGGTAAAGTGCTGAAGGATGAAAGTACACTATTGGAAAACAATGTCTCTGAAGATGGTTTTCTCGTTGTCATGCTTAGCAAG AGCAAAACTGCTAGCTCAAGTGGGACAACATCTGCACAG CAGCCAGCTACTGCAGCAAATCCTACTACAACACCTGAAGTGATTCCGCCATCACA GGCCACAAAAGATGTTGTGTCAGCTTCGGATGCGGTGACTGCTAG TCTTCCAACTGCTGCTTATAGTCAAACTGCATCTAATCTAGTTGCTGGCAATAATCTCGAGCAAACAATACAACAAATTATGGATATGGGCGGTGGCAGCTGGGACAAAGAGACAGTTACACGTGCACTTCGAGCTGCTTATAACAATCCTGAAAGAGCTGTTGATTACTTATATTCA GGAATTCCTGAAACGGCAGAAGTTGCCGTACCGGTGGCCCGAGGTGGAGTTAATTCTGCTCCTGCAACTACTGCAGCGCCTACTGCACCTTCTTCTGGCGCACCTAATTCTGCTCCTTTAAATTTGTTTCCTCAG GAGAATGTTGCTGGTGCTGGCGGTGCTGGTCTTGGATCCCTTGATTTTCTCAGGAACAACCAACAG TTCCAAGCTTTACGTTCTATGGTTCAAGCTAACCCACAAATTTTACAG CCTATGCTTCAGGAACTAGGAAAGCAAAATCCTCAACTTTTAAGATCTATACAGGAGCACGATCAAGAGTTTCTTCAATTAATCAATGAACCTGTGGATGGTTCTGATGG GGACATGTTTGATCAGGCTGAGCAAGAGATTCCCCACACAGTTAGTGTCACTCCAGAAGAGCAGGAGGTGATTGAGCGG CTGGAAGCAATGGGTTTTGATAGAGCTCTTGTCATTGAAGCTTTTTTGGCTTGTGATCGCAATGAGGAACTGGCCGCTAATTATCTGTTGGAGCATGCAGGAGATTACGAAGATTAA
- the LOC129895902 gene encoding ubiquitin receptor RAD23b isoform X2 — protein sequence MKLTVKTLKGSHFEIRVQPSDTIMAVKKNIEDIQGKDNYPCGQQLLIHNGKVLKDESTLLENNVSEDGFLVVMLSKSKTASSSGTTSAQPATAANPTTTPEVIPPSQATKDVVSASDAVTASLPTAAYSQTASNLVAGNNLEQTIQQIMDMGGGSWDKETVTRALRAAYNNPERAVDYLYSGIPETAEVAVPVARGGVNSAPATTAAPTAPSSGAPNSAPLNLFPQENVAGAGGAGLGSLDFLRNNQQFQALRSMVQANPQILQPMLQELGKQNPQLLRSIQEHDQEFLQLINEPVDGSDGDMFDQAEQEIPHTVSVTPEEQEVIERLEAMGFDRALVIEAFLACDRNEELAANYLLEHAGDYED from the exons ATGAAGCTCACTGTAAAGACTCTCAAAGGCAGTCACTTTGAAATTAGGGTTCAGCCATCTGATACG ATTATGGCAGTCAAGAAAAACATTGAAGATATACAAGGAAAAGATAATTACCCATGTGGGCAGCAGTTGCTGATTCACAATGGTAAAGTGCTGAAGGATGAAAGTACACTATTGGAAAACAATGTCTCTGAAGATGGTTTTCTCGTTGTCATGCTTAGCAAG AGCAAAACTGCTAGCTCAAGTGGGACAACATCTGCACAG CCAGCTACTGCAGCAAATCCTACTACAACACCTGAAGTGATTCCGCCATCACA GGCCACAAAAGATGTTGTGTCAGCTTCGGATGCGGTGACTGCTAG TCTTCCAACTGCTGCTTATAGTCAAACTGCATCTAATCTAGTTGCTGGCAATAATCTCGAGCAAACAATACAACAAATTATGGATATGGGCGGTGGCAGCTGGGACAAAGAGACAGTTACACGTGCACTTCGAGCTGCTTATAACAATCCTGAAAGAGCTGTTGATTACTTATATTCA GGAATTCCTGAAACGGCAGAAGTTGCCGTACCGGTGGCCCGAGGTGGAGTTAATTCTGCTCCTGCAACTACTGCAGCGCCTACTGCACCTTCTTCTGGCGCACCTAATTCTGCTCCTTTAAATTTGTTTCCTCAG GAGAATGTTGCTGGTGCTGGCGGTGCTGGTCTTGGATCCCTTGATTTTCTCAGGAACAACCAACAG TTCCAAGCTTTACGTTCTATGGTTCAAGCTAACCCACAAATTTTACAG CCTATGCTTCAGGAACTAGGAAAGCAAAATCCTCAACTTTTAAGATCTATACAGGAGCACGATCAAGAGTTTCTTCAATTAATCAATGAACCTGTGGATGGTTCTGATGG GGACATGTTTGATCAGGCTGAGCAAGAGATTCCCCACACAGTTAGTGTCACTCCAGAAGAGCAGGAGGTGATTGAGCGG CTGGAAGCAATGGGTTTTGATAGAGCTCTTGTCATTGAAGCTTTTTTGGCTTGTGATCGCAATGAGGAACTGGCCGCTAATTATCTGTTGGAGCATGCAGGAGATTACGAAGATTAA